A genomic stretch from Mycobacterium cookii includes:
- the obgE gene encoding GTPase ObgE, with amino-acid sequence MPRFVDRVVIHTRAGSGGNGCASVHREKFKPLGGPDGGNGGRGGSIVLVVDPQVHTLLDFHFRPHVDAPSGKQGMGGNRDGAAGTDLEIKVPDGTVVLDEDGRMLADLVGIGTRFEAAAGGRGGLGNAALASRARKAPGFALLGEKGESRDLTLELKTVADVGLIGFPSAGKSSLVSTISAAKPKIADYPFTTLAPNLGVVSAGERTFTVADVPGLIPGASQGRGLGLDFLRHIERCAVLVHVVDCATLEPGRDPISDIDALEAELAAYTPTLQGDSALVDLVERPRAVVLNKIDVPEARELAEFVHDEIAERGWPVFLVSTVTREGLQPLIFGLADMVAAYQESQPVVVPRRPVIRPVPVDESGFTVQSDGQGGFVVRGRRPERWIAQTAFDNDEAVGYLGDRLARLGVEDELVKLGARPGCAVTIGDVTFDWEPQTPSGIDAVMTRRGTDPRLENTDRVGADERKAARKQRRESGNE; translated from the coding sequence ATGCCTCGGTTTGTCGACCGCGTCGTCATCCACACGAGGGCAGGATCCGGCGGTAACGGCTGCGCCTCGGTTCACCGCGAGAAATTCAAGCCGCTCGGCGGTCCCGACGGCGGCAACGGTGGCCGTGGCGGCAGCATCGTGCTGGTCGTCGACCCGCAGGTGCACACCCTGCTCGACTTTCATTTCCGGCCCCATGTCGACGCCCCGTCGGGCAAGCAGGGGATGGGTGGCAACCGCGACGGCGCGGCTGGCACCGATCTGGAAATCAAGGTTCCCGACGGCACCGTCGTGCTCGACGAGGACGGCCGGATGCTCGCCGACCTGGTCGGTATCGGCACCCGATTCGAAGCCGCCGCCGGCGGCCGCGGCGGGCTGGGCAACGCCGCGCTGGCATCGCGCGCCCGCAAGGCGCCCGGGTTCGCGCTGCTCGGCGAGAAGGGTGAGTCCCGCGACCTCACGCTGGAACTCAAGACGGTCGCCGACGTCGGCTTGATCGGATTCCCGTCCGCCGGCAAATCCTCACTGGTGTCCACGATTTCAGCGGCCAAGCCGAAGATCGCCGACTACCCGTTCACCACGCTGGCCCCCAACCTCGGGGTGGTGTCGGCGGGGGAGCGGACATTCACCGTCGCCGACGTGCCGGGTCTGATCCCCGGGGCGTCGCAGGGCCGCGGGCTGGGTCTGGACTTCCTGCGTCACATCGAGCGGTGCGCCGTGCTGGTGCACGTCGTCGACTGCGCGACGCTCGAGCCAGGCCGCGACCCGATTTCCGACATCGACGCACTGGAAGCCGAGCTGGCCGCCTATACGCCGACACTGCAAGGAGATTCGGCGCTGGTGGACCTCGTCGAGCGGCCACGGGCGGTGGTGTTGAACAAGATCGACGTGCCCGAAGCCCGCGAGCTGGCAGAGTTCGTCCACGACGAGATCGCCGAGCGCGGCTGGCCGGTGTTCTTGGTGTCGACGGTTACCCGAGAAGGACTGCAGCCGTTGATCTTCGGGCTCGCCGACATGGTCGCGGCATACCAGGAATCCCAGCCGGTGGTGGTGCCGCGCCGGCCGGTAATCCGCCCGGTGCCCGTCGACGAGTCCGGTTTCACCGTGCAATCCGATGGGCAGGGTGGCTTCGTGGTCCGCGGCCGGCGGCCCGAACGCTGGATCGCCCAGACCGCATTCGACAACGACGAGGCGGTCGGCTATCTCGGTGACCGGTTGGCCCGGCTGGGTGTCGAGGACGAATTGGTGAAGCTCGGCGCGCGGCCCGGGTGCGCGGTCACCATCGGCGACGTCACCTTCGACTGGGAGCCACAGACTCCGTCGGGCATCGACGCCGTGATGACGAGGCGGGGCACCGACCCGCGTCTGGAGAACACCGACCGGGTCGGCGCTGACGAACGTAAAGCGGCCAGGAAGCAACGGCGCGAGAGTGGTAATGAATAG
- the rpmA gene encoding 50S ribosomal protein L27, with translation MAHKKGASSSRNGRDSNSQRLGVKRFGGQVVKAGEILVRQRGTHFHPGVNVGRGGDDTLFAKAAGAVEFGVKRGRKTINIVSAAASND, from the coding sequence ATGGCACACAAGAAGGGCGCTTCCAGCTCACGTAACGGCCGCGACTCGAACTCCCAGCGACTGGGCGTCAAGCGGTTCGGCGGCCAGGTCGTCAAGGCCGGCGAGATCCTGGTCCGCCAGCGCGGCACGCACTTCCACCCCGGCGTCAACGTGGGTCGAGGTGGCGATGACACGCTGTTCGCCAAGGCGGCCGGCGCCGTCGAGTTCGGCGTCAAGCGCGGACGCAAGACGATCAACATCGTCTCGGCCGCGGCCTCGAACGACTGA
- the rplU gene encoding 50S ribosomal protein L21: MATYAIVKTGGKQYKVAVGDIVKVEKLDSEPGAKVSLPVALVVDGAKVTAEAAALAKVAVTGEVLEHTKGPKIRIHKFKNKTGYHKRQGHRQQLTVLKVTGIK; this comes from the coding sequence ATGGCGACCTACGCAATCGTCAAAACAGGCGGTAAGCAGTACAAAGTCGCCGTCGGGGACATTGTCAAGGTCGAGAAGCTCGACTCCGAGCCGGGCGCGAAGGTGTCGCTGCCGGTCGCACTGGTCGTCGATGGCGCCAAGGTGACCGCCGAGGCCGCCGCGCTGGCCAAGGTCGCCGTCACCGGCGAGGTTCTCGAGCACACCAAGGGCCCCAAGATCCGTATCCACAAGTTCAAGAACAAGACCGGCTACCACAAGCGTCAGGGCCACCGTCAGCAGTTGACGGTCCTGAAGGTCACCGGCATCAAGTAG
- a CDS encoding Rne/Rng family ribonuclease, producing the protein MTDGGSFSEVSEHSSQHEELPERLRVHSLARALGTTSRQVLDALTELDGRIRSAHSTVERVDAVRVRDLLASATAVATPVGASQADGAVEADEPESRLMLETPDTPTDRPEYMPLFVAPQPVARVEVPDDTADADADDSDDSDDDDGEDFEGDDEQSERPANRRRRRGRRGRGRGRGEQNGADKGEAGDDGTQDAGSADNTDDDPDDDDDADDSDTGDDENGSGDGTTKRRRRRRRRKSGSGDDNEDSPSPDDPPNTVVHERAPRANKKSDSGNSEIQGIDGSTRLEAKRQRRRDGRDAGRRRPPVLTEAEFLARREAVERVMVVRDKVRTEPPHPGSRYTQIAVLEDGIVVEHFVTSAASASLVGNIYLGIVQNVLPSMEAAFVDIGRGRNGVLYAGEVNWEAAGLGGSNRKIEQALKPGDYVVVQVSKDPVGHKGARLTTQVSLAGRYLVYVPGASSTGISRKLPDTERQRLKEILREVVPSDAGVIIRTASEGVKEDDIRADVNRLQERWTEIAERAQETKEKAAGAAVALYEEPDVLVKVIRDLFNEDFGKLIVSGDDAWTTINEYVSSVAPELVSKLNKYEPPAEDGPDVFAVHRIDEQLAKAMDRKVWLPSGGTLVIDRTEAMTIVDVNTGKFTGSGGNLEQTVTKNNLEAAEETVRQLRLRDIGGMIVIDFIDMVLESNRDLVLRRLTEALARDRTRHQVSEVTSLGLVQLTRKKLGTGLVEAFSTTCPHCSGRGIMLHADPVDSAPTIGRKSESGGRRGRRSKKGKAEEQPVASVPVHTPGEHPMFKAMAAANGRHEDDDTEGGDESAHAEDVDETLVGSDAAEADAETQEQVARETAEEDLDDDDFDDEDSDDEDSDDEDSDDEDDDTDEVDLDDEDLDDDDELDDTDDTDDTDDDDDDDDDDDDDDDDDDDDDDDSDDDDDDDDDDTDDDDTDDDDPVSAGHEVAAVTAERPRRRRAAARPAGPPTH; encoded by the coding sequence GTGACAGACGGTGGCTCATTCTCAGAGGTTTCGGAACACTCGTCGCAGCACGAGGAGCTGCCAGAACGGCTCAGGGTCCATTCCCTGGCCCGAGCGCTGGGGACGACGAGCAGGCAGGTGCTCGACGCGCTGACCGAGCTTGACGGTCGAATCCGCAGCGCCCATTCGACTGTGGAGCGCGTGGACGCGGTCCGGGTACGAGACCTGCTGGCCAGCGCGACCGCGGTCGCCACGCCGGTCGGCGCCAGCCAGGCGGACGGCGCCGTCGAGGCGGACGAACCCGAGTCGCGGCTGATGCTGGAAACTCCGGACACCCCAACCGATCGACCCGAGTACATGCCGCTGTTCGTCGCGCCGCAGCCGGTCGCGCGGGTCGAGGTGCCAGACGACACCGCCGACGCCGACGCCGACGACTCCGACGACTCCGACGACGATGACGGCGAGGACTTCGAGGGCGACGACGAGCAGTCCGAACGCCCGGCCAACCGGCGGCGACGCCGCGGGCGGCGAGGGCGGGGCCGCGGCCGCGGCGAGCAGAACGGCGCCGACAAGGGCGAGGCCGGCGACGACGGCACGCAGGACGCCGGGTCGGCGGACAACACCGACGACGACCCCGACGACGACGATGACGCCGACGACTCGGACACCGGCGACGACGAGAACGGCTCGGGGGACGGCACCACCAAGCGGCGCCGTCGCCGCCGGCGCCGCAAGTCTGGGTCGGGCGACGACAACGAGGACAGCCCGTCGCCAGACGACCCCCCGAACACCGTGGTGCACGAGCGGGCACCGCGGGCCAACAAGAAGTCTGACTCCGGCAACTCCGAGATTCAGGGCATCGACGGATCCACGCGCCTGGAAGCCAAACGGCAACGCCGCCGCGACGGTCGCGACGCGGGGCGGCGCCGACCGCCGGTGCTGACCGAGGCCGAGTTCCTGGCCCGCCGCGAAGCCGTCGAGCGGGTGATGGTGGTGCGCGACAAGGTCCGCACCGAGCCGCCGCATCCCGGCAGCCGGTACACCCAGATCGCCGTCCTGGAGGACGGCATCGTGGTTGAGCACTTCGTCACCAGCGCGGCATCGGCCTCGCTGGTCGGCAACATCTACCTGGGCATCGTGCAGAACGTGCTGCCCTCGATGGAGGCCGCGTTCGTCGACATCGGTCGCGGCCGCAACGGCGTGCTGTACGCCGGAGAGGTGAACTGGGAGGCCGCCGGCCTGGGCGGGTCCAACCGCAAGATCGAGCAGGCCCTCAAGCCCGGCGACTACGTCGTGGTGCAGGTCAGCAAGGATCCGGTCGGGCACAAGGGCGCCCGGCTGACCACCCAGGTGTCACTCGCCGGGCGCTACCTGGTGTACGTGCCGGGGGCGTCGTCCACCGGAATCAGCCGCAAACTGCCCGACACCGAACGCCAGCGGCTCAAGGAGATCCTGCGCGAAGTCGTGCCGTCGGACGCCGGCGTGATCATCCGCACCGCGTCGGAAGGCGTCAAGGAAGACGACATCCGCGCCGACGTCAACCGGCTGCAGGAGCGGTGGACGGAGATCGCCGAGCGCGCGCAGGAGACCAAGGAGAAGGCGGCCGGCGCCGCGGTGGCGCTCTACGAAGAGCCCGACGTCCTGGTCAAGGTCATCCGCGACCTGTTCAACGAAGACTTCGGCAAGTTGATCGTCTCCGGCGACGACGCCTGGACCACCATCAACGAGTACGTGAGTTCGGTTGCGCCGGAGCTGGTTTCGAAGCTCAACAAATACGAGCCGCCCGCTGAAGACGGTCCCGACGTGTTCGCGGTGCACCGCATCGACGAGCAGCTGGCCAAGGCGATGGACCGCAAGGTCTGGCTGCCCTCCGGTGGCACCCTGGTGATCGACCGGACCGAGGCGATGACCATCGTCGACGTCAACACCGGCAAGTTCACCGGATCCGGCGGCAACCTCGAGCAGACGGTCACCAAGAACAATCTCGAGGCCGCCGAGGAGACGGTGCGTCAACTGCGGCTGCGCGACATCGGCGGGATGATCGTCATCGACTTCATCGACATGGTCCTGGAGTCCAACCGCGACCTGGTGCTGCGCCGGTTGACCGAGGCGCTGGCCCGCGACCGCACCCGCCACCAGGTGTCCGAGGTGACCTCGCTGGGCTTGGTGCAGTTGACCCGCAAGAAGCTCGGCACCGGACTGGTCGAAGCATTCTCCACGACATGTCCGCACTGCAGCGGTCGCGGCATCATGCTGCATGCCGACCCGGTCGATTCCGCGCCAACCATCGGTCGGAAATCCGAGTCCGGCGGCAGGCGGGGCCGGCGCTCGAAGAAGGGCAAGGCCGAGGAACAGCCGGTCGCCTCGGTGCCGGTCCATACACCCGGCGAGCACCCGATGTTCAAGGCCATGGCCGCGGCCAACGGTCGCCACGAGGACGACGACACCGAGGGCGGCGACGAGTCTGCGCACGCCGAGGACGTCGACGAGACGCTCGTCGGATCGGACGCCGCGGAGGCCGACGCCGAGACCCAGGAGCAGGTCGCCCGAGAGACAGCCGAAGAAGACCTCGACGATGACGACTTCGACGACGAGGACAGCGACGACGAGGACAGCGACGACGAGGACAGCGACGACGAGGACGACGACACCGACGAAGTCGACCTCGACGACGAGGACCTCGACGACGACGATGAGCTGGACGACACCGACGACACCGACGACACCGATGACGACGATGACGACGATGACGACGATGACGACGATGACGACGATGACGACGATGACGACGACGACTCCGATGACGACGATGACGACGATGACGACGACACCGATGACGACGACACCGATGACGACGACCCGGTTTCCGCCGGGCACGAGGTCGCCGCGGTGACGGCGGAGCGACCGCGGCGGCGTCGGGCCGCGGCCAGACCGGCCGGCCCGCCCACTCATTGA
- the ndk gene encoding nucleoside-diphosphate kinase, whose translation MTERTLLLIKPDGVERRLVGEIIGRIERKGLTVSALELRIVSDELARQHYAEHDGKPFFGSLLEFITSGPLVAAVIEGPRAVTALRQLVGGTDPVEKATPGTIRGDFGLETQFNLVHGSDSTESAEREIGLWFGKA comes from the coding sequence ATGACTGAGCGGACCCTGCTGTTGATCAAGCCCGACGGGGTCGAGCGACGCCTGGTGGGCGAGATCATCGGCCGCATCGAGCGCAAAGGCCTGACGGTGTCGGCGCTGGAACTGCGGATCGTGAGTGACGAGCTGGCCCGCCAGCACTACGCCGAACACGACGGGAAGCCGTTCTTCGGCTCCCTGCTGGAGTTCATCACGTCGGGACCCCTGGTCGCAGCCGTGATCGAGGGCCCGCGGGCCGTCACCGCGCTGCGCCAACTCGTTGGCGGGACCGACCCGGTGGAGAAGGCCACGCCGGGCACGATTCGCGGCGATTTCGGCCTGGAAACGCAGTTCAACCTGGTGCACGGCTCTGATTCGACCGAGTCGGCCGAACGCGAAATTGGACTCTGGTTCGGCAAGGCTTAG
- a CDS encoding DUF4233 domain-containing protein codes for MTPQEPTPGPARSDPWKSFRGVTAGTLILEAIVVLLALPVVGAVGGGLNAVALVYLLGLTAILIVLAGLQGRSWAIWADLAVQLVAIAGFAIYPGVGVIGLIFAGVWALIAYVRSEVLRRERYGLLPGQDGPPD; via the coding sequence ATGACGCCGCAAGAACCGACGCCCGGGCCGGCGAGGTCCGACCCGTGGAAGAGCTTTCGCGGCGTCACGGCCGGCACGCTGATCTTGGAGGCGATCGTCGTGCTGCTGGCGTTGCCGGTGGTCGGCGCTGTCGGCGGCGGATTGAACGCGGTTGCGCTGGTCTACCTGCTGGGATTGACCGCGATCCTGATCGTGCTCGCCGGCCTGCAGGGCCGGTCGTGGGCCATCTGGGCCGATCTCGCCGTGCAGTTGGTTGCGATCGCCGGCTTCGCGATTTACCCGGGAGTGGGCGTCATCGGCCTGATATTCGCCGGGGTTTGGGCACTGATCGCCTACGTCCGTTCCGAGGTCCTCCGCCGGGAGAGATACGGGCTGCTCCCGGGCCAGGACGGCCCGCCGGACTGA
- the folC gene encoding bifunctional tetrahydrofolate synthase/dihydrofolate synthase, which translates to MTLDPDDDPVIGEVPTPDEIAALLQVEHLLDQRWPETKIEPSLTRISALMDLLGSPQRSYPSIHIAGTNGKTSVSRMVDALLTAFHRRTGRTTSPHLQSAVERITIDGRPISPARYVATYAELEPFVQMVDQQSQEAGGPAMSKFEVLTAMAFAAFADAPVEVAIVEVGLGGRWDATNVINAPVAVITPISVDHVEYLGEDVAGIAAEKAGIIHKAEDGAPDTVAVIGRQVPEAMEAVLAQAVRADAAVAREDSEFAVLGRQIAVGGQVLQLQGLGGVYSDVFLPLHGEHQAHNAAIALAAVEAFFGAGKDRQLDIDTVRAGFAAVTSPGRLERMRSAPTVFVDAAHNPAGAAALAQSLTEEFDFRFLVGVVAVLADKDASGILASLEPVFDQIVLTHNGSPRALDVESLALIAQQWFGPDRVFTAENLRDAIDAATALVDDADAEDDSFAGTGIVITGSVVTAGAARTLFGRDPE; encoded by the coding sequence GTGACGCTGGACCCGGACGACGACCCGGTCATCGGCGAGGTTCCGACGCCTGACGAGATCGCGGCACTGCTGCAAGTCGAGCATCTGCTCGATCAGCGCTGGCCGGAAACCAAGATCGAGCCGAGCCTCACCCGCATTTCCGCGCTGATGGATCTGCTGGGCTCGCCGCAGCGCAGCTACCCGTCGATCCATATCGCCGGCACCAACGGGAAGACGTCGGTGTCCCGGATGGTCGATGCGCTGCTGACCGCTTTCCATCGGCGCACCGGGCGCACCACCAGTCCGCATTTGCAGTCGGCGGTCGAGCGCATCACGATCGACGGACGACCGATCAGCCCGGCCCGCTACGTCGCGACGTACGCCGAACTCGAGCCGTTCGTGCAGATGGTCGATCAGCAGTCGCAGGAGGCGGGCGGCCCGGCGATGAGCAAGTTCGAGGTGCTGACCGCCATGGCGTTTGCGGCGTTCGCCGACGCGCCGGTCGAGGTGGCGATCGTCGAGGTGGGCCTGGGCGGCCGCTGGGACGCGACCAACGTGATCAACGCACCGGTCGCGGTGATCACCCCGATCAGCGTCGACCATGTCGAATACCTCGGCGAGGACGTCGCCGGCATCGCCGCCGAAAAGGCCGGCATCATCCACAAAGCCGAGGACGGCGCTCCCGACACGGTCGCGGTCATCGGTCGACAGGTGCCCGAGGCGATGGAGGCGGTGCTGGCCCAAGCCGTGCGCGCCGACGCCGCGGTCGCCCGCGAAGACTCCGAATTCGCCGTGCTGGGCCGCCAGATCGCCGTCGGCGGTCAAGTGCTGCAACTGCAGGGCCTGGGCGGGGTGTACTCGGACGTGTTCCTGCCGCTGCACGGCGAGCATCAAGCCCACAACGCGGCCATCGCGCTGGCCGCGGTCGAGGCGTTCTTCGGCGCGGGCAAGGATCGTCAACTCGACATCGACACCGTCCGGGCCGGATTCGCTGCGGTGACCAGCCCCGGGCGCTTGGAGCGGATGCGCAGTGCCCCAACGGTATTCGTCGATGCCGCACACAACCCGGCGGGCGCGGCAGCGCTGGCGCAGTCGCTGACCGAGGAATTCGACTTCCGGTTCCTGGTCGGCGTCGTTGCGGTGCTGGCCGACAAGGACGCCAGCGGCATCCTGGCCTCGCTCGAGCCGGTGTTCGACCAAATCGTGCTCACTCACAACGGATCCCCGCGCGCTTTGGACGTCGAGTCGCTGGCGTTGATCGCGCAGCAGTGGTTCGGGCCCGACCGGGTCTTCACCGCCGAGAACCTGCGGGACGCCATCGACGCTGCGACCGCCCTGGTGGACGATGCCGATGCCGAAGACGACTCGTTCGCCGGGACCGGCATCGTGATCACCGGTTCGGTGGTGACCGCCGGCGCGGCGCGCACGCTGTTCGGTCGTGATCCCGAATGA
- a CDS encoding valine--tRNA ligase, producing MTASPERTADKRAEDLPKAWDPGAAEGAIYQRWLDAGYFTADPASTKPGYSVVLPPPNVTGSLHMGHALEHTMMDALTRRKRMQGYEVLWQPGMDHAGIATQSVVEKQLAVDGKTKEDFGRELFIDKVWDWKRESGGAIGGQMRRLGDGVAWDRERFTMDDGLSRAVRTIFKRLYDAGLIYQAERLVNWSPVLETAISDLEVRYEDVEGELVSFRYGSLDDSEPHIVVATTRVETMLGDTAIAVHPDDQRYRALVGATLPHPFLDRQITIVADDHVDPEFGTGAVKVTPAHDPNDFEIGLRHQLDMPTIMDTKGRIAGTGTQFDGMDRFEARVAVREALAAEGRVVAEKRPYLHSVGHSERSGEPIEPRLSLQWWVRVESLAKAAGDAVRNGDTVIHPASLEPRWFAWVDDMHDWCISRQLWWGHRIPIWYGPDGQQVCVGPDETPPEGWEQDPDVLDTWFSSALWPFSTLGWPETTPELEKFYPTSVLVTGYDILFFWVARMMMFGTFVGGDDVITLGGRRGPQVPFTDVFLHGLIRDESGRKMSKSKGNVIDPLDWLDLYGADALRFTLARGSSPGSDLSVGEDHVRASRNFVTKLFNATRFALMNGAALSPLPPPDELTDADRWILGRLEEVRAEVDSAFDSYEFSRACESLYHFTWDEFCDWYLELAKAQVADGLSHTTAVLATALDTLLRLLHPVIPFVSEALWQALTSGESLVIADWPGPSGVDVNAVAAQRITDMQRLVTEIRRFRSDQGLADRQKVPARLSGLDSADLITQVGAVTSLAWLTEPGPDFGASASLEVGLKGGIVVVELDTSGTIDVAAERRRLEKDLAAAQKELASTTAKLGNADFMAKAPEAVVDKQRERQRVAREEADRITARLAGLQ from the coding sequence AGCGCTGGCTCGATGCCGGCTATTTCACCGCCGATCCGGCCAGCACCAAGCCCGGGTATTCGGTCGTGCTGCCGCCGCCGAACGTGACCGGCAGCCTGCACATGGGCCACGCGCTGGAGCACACCATGATGGACGCGCTGACCCGTCGCAAGCGCATGCAGGGTTACGAGGTGCTGTGGCAACCCGGCATGGACCACGCGGGTATCGCCACCCAGAGCGTGGTGGAAAAGCAGCTCGCCGTCGACGGCAAGACCAAAGAAGACTTCGGCCGCGAGCTGTTCATCGACAAGGTGTGGGACTGGAAGCGCGAATCGGGCGGCGCGATCGGCGGTCAGATGCGCCGGCTCGGCGACGGCGTCGCCTGGGACCGCGAGCGGTTCACCATGGACGACGGCCTGTCCCGGGCGGTGCGCACCATCTTCAAGCGGCTCTACGACGCGGGTCTGATTTATCAGGCCGAGCGGCTGGTCAACTGGTCACCGGTGCTGGAGACGGCGATCTCGGATCTCGAGGTCCGCTACGAGGACGTCGAGGGTGAGCTCGTCTCGTTCCGGTACGGGTCACTCGACGACTCCGAGCCGCACATCGTGGTGGCCACCACCCGGGTGGAGACGATGCTGGGCGACACCGCGATCGCCGTGCATCCCGACGACCAGCGTTACCGCGCACTGGTCGGCGCCACGCTGCCGCATCCTTTCCTGGACCGCCAGATCACCATCGTCGCCGACGACCACGTCGACCCCGAATTCGGCACCGGCGCAGTCAAAGTCACGCCGGCGCACGACCCGAACGACTTCGAGATCGGGTTGCGCCACCAGTTGGACATGCCGACGATCATGGACACCAAAGGCCGGATCGCCGGCACCGGAACACAATTCGACGGCATGGACCGCTTCGAGGCCCGCGTCGCGGTGCGCGAGGCTCTGGCGGCCGAGGGTCGCGTTGTCGCGGAGAAGCGTCCGTATCTGCACAGCGTCGGGCACTCCGAACGCAGCGGCGAGCCGATCGAACCGCGGCTGTCGCTGCAGTGGTGGGTGCGGGTGGAATCGCTGGCGAAGGCGGCCGGCGACGCGGTTCGCAACGGCGACACCGTGATTCACCCGGCCAGCCTGGAGCCGCGCTGGTTCGCCTGGGTCGACGACATGCACGACTGGTGCATTTCCCGCCAGCTGTGGTGGGGTCACCGCATCCCGATCTGGTACGGGCCGGACGGTCAGCAGGTCTGCGTCGGCCCCGACGAGACGCCACCCGAAGGTTGGGAGCAGGATCCCGACGTCCTGGACACCTGGTTCTCCTCGGCGCTGTGGCCGTTCTCCACCCTGGGTTGGCCCGAGACGACGCCGGAGCTGGAAAAGTTCTACCCGACAAGCGTTCTGGTGACCGGCTACGACATCTTGTTCTTCTGGGTGGCCCGGATGATGATGTTCGGGACGTTCGTCGGCGGCGACGACGTCATCACGCTCGGCGGCCGGCGGGGCCCGCAGGTGCCGTTCACCGACGTGTTCCTGCACGGGCTGATTCGCGACGAGTCCGGGCGAAAGATGAGCAAGTCCAAGGGCAACGTCATCGATCCGCTGGACTGGCTGGACCTCTACGGCGCGGATGCGCTGCGGTTCACCCTGGCCCGCGGCTCCAGCCCCGGCAGCGACCTCAGCGTCGGCGAAGATCATGTCCGGGCGTCGCGTAACTTTGTCACGAAGTTGTTCAACGCCACCAGATTTGCGTTGATGAACGGCGCGGCGCTGAGCCCGTTGCCGCCACCCGACGAGCTGACCGACGCCGACCGATGGATTCTGGGCCGGCTGGAAGAGGTTCGCGCCGAAGTTGATTCGGCCTTCGACTCTTACGAGTTCAGCCGCGCGTGTGAAAGTCTCTACCACTTCACCTGGGACGAGTTCTGCGACTGGTACCTCGAACTGGCCAAAGCGCAGGTTGCCGACGGTCTGTCGCATACCACCGCCGTGCTGGCCACCGCGCTGGACACCCTGCTGCGGCTGCTGCACCCGGTGATCCCGTTCGTCAGCGAGGCGCTGTGGCAGGCGTTGACGTCGGGGGAGTCGCTGGTGATCGCCGACTGGCCCGGTCCCTCCGGAGTCGACGTCAATGCGGTTGCCGCACAACGGATCACCGATATGCAGAGGCTGGTGACCGAAATCCGCCGGTTCCGCAGCGACCAGGGGCTGGCCGATCGGCAGAAGGTGCCTGCCCGGCTGTCCGGGCTCGACAGCGCCGACCTGATCACTCAGGTGGGCGCCGTCACCTCACTGGCCTGGTTGACCGAGCCCGGACCGGATTTCGGCGCGTCGGCGTCGCTGGAGGTCGGCCTGAAGGGCGGCATCGTCGTCGTCGAATTGGACACCTCGGGCACCATCGACGTCGCCGCCGAGCGCCGCCGACTGGAGAAGGATCTGGCCGCCGCGCAGAAGGAATTGGCCTCGACCACAGCGAAATTGGGCAACGCGGACTTCATGGCGAAGGCGCCGGAGGCCGTCGTCGACAAGCAGCGAGAGCGGCAGCGGGTCGCGCGCGAGGAAGCCGACCGGATCACGGCCAGGTTGGCCGGGTTGCAGTGA